The following are encoded together in the Falsiruegeria litorea R37 genome:
- a CDS encoding YHS domain-containing (seleno)protein: protein MIERTVMLNRRTILVCAISALCLTAPAVQAEQIQIFYADDGAAIGGYDTVSYFSGSDPVRGRPDIAVMWKGAVWYFSSHENREAFEANPYAYAPQFGGYCAYAVSRGYTVGTDPNVWKIVDDKLYLVHSSSIEKMWERDVEGNIEMAEDHWPQVLRN from the coding sequence ATGATCGAACGGACTGTAATGCTCAACCGACGTACCATCCTTGTATGCGCCATCAGCGCGCTCTGTTTGACTGCTCCGGCCGTACAGGCTGAGCAGATCCAGATTTTCTATGCTGATGATGGTGCCGCAATTGGCGGATATGATACCGTTTCCTACTTTTCTGGATCCGATCCCGTGCGCGGACGCCCGGACATCGCTGTGATGTGGAAAGGGGCGGTTTGGTACTTCTCAAGCCACGAGAATCGGGAGGCCTTCGAGGCCAACCCCTATGCCTATGCGCCCCAGTTCGGCGGCTATTGCGCCTATGCTGTGTCGCGGGGCTATACCGTGGGCACGGATCCCAACGTCTGGAAGATCGTCGACGACAAATTGTACCTGGTTCATTCCTCTAGCATCGAAAAGATGTGGGAGCGGGACGTCGAGGGAAACATTGAGATGGCCGAGGATCATTGGCCGCAAGTTCTGCGCAACTGA
- the rlmB gene encoding 23S rRNA (guanosine(2251)-2'-O)-methyltransferase RlmB, with translation MKKPKWVVEKEQARKAAGADTVWLFGLHAVRDALLNPKREKLRLIVTKNAYDKLADAIAQGGIEPEMVDPRKFSAPIDSGSVHQGAAMEVKPLNWGSLSENCIGAESPRVILLDRVTDPHNVGAILRSAEVLGASAVIGTRHHSAPETGALAKTASGALERQPYLRMRNLSDTIVELQQMGFLVLGLDGEAEQTIEAALDGRRDYPVALVLGAEGPGLRQKTKETVDQLVKIDAAGGFGSLNVSNAAAIALYASKAH, from the coding sequence ATGAAGAAACCCAAATGGGTCGTAGAAAAGGAACAGGCGCGCAAGGCAGCGGGGGCCGACACCGTGTGGCTGTTCGGATTGCATGCCGTCAGAGACGCGCTTTTGAACCCGAAACGCGAGAAATTGCGCTTGATCGTGACCAAAAACGCCTATGACAAGCTGGCCGATGCCATTGCCCAGGGCGGTATCGAGCCCGAGATGGTCGATCCGCGCAAGTTTTCGGCCCCGATTGATTCCGGCTCGGTACATCAGGGCGCCGCAATGGAGGTGAAGCCGCTCAACTGGGGTAGCCTCTCGGAAAACTGTATCGGAGCAGAATCGCCGCGCGTGATTCTGTTGGACAGGGTCACCGATCCCCACAACGTTGGCGCGATTCTGCGCTCGGCCGAGGTGCTGGGGGCCAGCGCGGTGATCGGCACGCGGCATCATTCGGCGCCCGAAACCGGTGCGCTTGCCAAGACTGCCAGCGGCGCGTTGGAACGGCAGCCCTATTTGCGGATGCGGAACCTGTCGGACACGATTGTCGAGCTGCAGCAGATGGGCTTTCTGGTTCTGGGTCTGGATGGCGAAGCCGAGCAAACCATCGAGGCCGCGTTGGACGGCCGCCGCGATTATCCTGTGGCCCTGGTGCTGGGGGCCGAGGGACCAGGTCTGCGCCAAAAGACCAAGGAAACCGTGGATCAGCTGGTGAAAATCGACGCGGCAGGCGGATTTGGCTCGCTCAACGTCTCAAATGCGGCGGCAATTGCCCTATATGCATCCAAGGCCCATTGA
- a CDS encoding AMP-binding protein: MRHHFEALRKKRANHVPLSPLSFLRRAECLHGVRTAVIYGDIRRTWAETAARIRAVAGGLVELGVQKGDTVSVLSPNIPELFELHFALPLTGGVLNTLNTRLEPETIAYILDHADTKLVIVDRELVPLLSKAFELLGRALPVVEIADPVTEGETLGGPTYEALTGAAPLPVELPADEWDAIALNYTSGTSGRPKGVVYHHRGAYLMALGTGTAWQVPPYPVYLSVVPMFHCNGWGHPWLMAMLGATVVFTRVPAADRILEAIRSHGVTHFGAAPIVLQMLAEAESDAAHFDPAIRVLTAGAPPPPTVLEKTRAMGFDVMQVYGLTETYGHISQCLWQDDWDDLDPAEQAELQAQQGIAFPMVEEVTVIDRSTGAAVTRNGTAQGEIAIRGNTVMAGYYKDTKATAEAFEEGWFWSGDGAVMHENGYIQIRDRLKDVIISGGENISSVEVEAVLYRHDAVQAAAVVAMPHEKWGEVPCAFVELREGAEATSDDIIAFCREHLAGFKAPKAVAFETLPKTSTGKIQKFQLRERAKSKGSA, encoded by the coding sequence ATGCGTCACCATTTTGAAGCTTTGCGGAAAAAGCGCGCCAACCATGTGCCCTTGTCACCGTTGTCTTTCCTGCGCCGCGCCGAATGTTTGCACGGCGTACGTACGGCCGTGATCTATGGCGACATCCGGCGAACATGGGCCGAGACGGCCGCTCGCATTCGCGCGGTAGCCGGTGGGCTGGTCGAACTTGGTGTGCAAAAGGGTGACACCGTTTCGGTGCTAAGCCCGAATATCCCCGAACTCTTCGAATTGCACTTTGCGCTGCCGCTGACGGGTGGGGTCCTTAATACGCTCAATACGCGATTGGAACCGGAAACCATCGCTTACATCCTGGATCACGCGGACACCAAATTGGTGATCGTGGATCGGGAACTCGTGCCGCTGCTGTCCAAAGCGTTCGAGCTGCTTGGCCGGGCTTTGCCTGTGGTCGAGATCGCTGATCCCGTGACTGAAGGTGAAACCTTGGGCGGTCCGACGTATGAGGCGTTGACCGGCGCCGCGCCTTTGCCGGTAGAACTGCCCGCCGATGAGTGGGACGCCATTGCGCTGAATTACACCTCTGGCACCTCGGGTCGTCCCAAGGGCGTCGTCTATCACCATCGCGGGGCCTATCTGATGGCGCTTGGCACCGGGACGGCGTGGCAGGTGCCGCCTTATCCCGTCTATTTGTCGGTTGTGCCGATGTTCCACTGCAACGGTTGGGGGCATCCGTGGTTGATGGCCATGCTTGGGGCAACCGTCGTCTTTACGCGTGTACCAGCTGCAGACCGTATTCTGGAAGCGATCCGTTCTCATGGCGTAACCCATTTCGGCGCGGCGCCTATCGTCTTGCAGATGTTGGCCGAAGCCGAAAGTGACGCGGCTCACTTTGATCCCGCAATCCGCGTTTTAACCGCCGGAGCACCACCGCCGCCTACGGTTCTGGAAAAGACCCGCGCGATGGGGTTCGACGTCATGCAGGTTTATGGGCTGACAGAGACCTACGGCCACATCTCGCAGTGCCTGTGGCAAGATGACTGGGACGATCTCGACCCCGCTGAGCAAGCCGAACTGCAGGCCCAGCAAGGCATCGCCTTCCCGATGGTCGAAGAGGTCACGGTGATTGACCGCAGCACGGGCGCAGCTGTTACACGCAACGGTACCGCGCAGGGAGAGATCGCCATTCGGGGCAATACGGTGATGGCAGGCTATTACAAAGATACCAAGGCAACCGCCGAAGCTTTTGAAGAGGGGTGGTTCTGGTCCGGTGACGGGGCTGTCATGCACGAAAACGGCTACATCCAGATCCGAGACCGCCTGAAGGATGTAATCATTTCTGGCGGCGAGAATATTTCATCTGTCGAAGTCGAAGCCGTTCTGTATCGCCACGATGCCGTACAGGCCGCAGCCGTGGTTGCGATGCCGCATGAAAAATGGGGTGAAGTCCCCTGTGCGTTTGTGGAATTACGCGAAGGGGCCGAGGCCACGTCAGACGATATCATCGCTTTTTGCAGGGAACACTTGGCCGGGTTCAAAGCCCCAAAAGCTGTCGCTTTCGAAACGTTGCCTAAAACCTCAACTGGTAAGATTCAAAAGTTCCAATTGCGGGAGCGCGCCAAATCAAAGGGTTCTGCATAA
- a CDS encoding DUF2478 domain-containing protein, with protein sequence MHLAYVTTTQRGETDRLLSAFAERLEAQGVSLAGVVQTNTECADNAKCDMDLRVLSGAGEVIRISQTLGAGSRGCRLDPAELERSVGLVSAALEEQPCLLIVNKFGKHEADGRGFRPIIGEALARNIPVLVGVNGLNEQRFVEFSDGVAEKLGADLDGMSEWLVRVAPKSIQAA encoded by the coding sequence ATGCATCTGGCTTATGTCACCACAACTCAGCGCGGTGAAACCGACCGCCTGCTCAGCGCCTTTGCCGAGCGGCTTGAGGCGCAGGGCGTGTCTTTGGCGGGCGTCGTGCAAACCAATACTGAATGTGCCGACAATGCCAAATGCGACATGGATCTGCGGGTACTATCCGGAGCCGGAGAGGTTATTCGGATCTCGCAGACCTTGGGTGCGGGATCGCGCGGATGCAGGTTGGATCCGGCCGAGCTGGAGCGATCTGTGGGCTTGGTGAGTGCAGCCCTTGAAGAGCAACCTTGTCTTCTGATCGTCAACAAGTTTGGCAAGCATGAGGCCGACGGTCGCGGTTTCCGCCCCATCATCGGCGAGGCGTTGGCCCGCAACATTCCCGTTTTGGTGGGCGTAAACGGGCTGAACGAACAGCGATTTGTTGAATTCTCTGACGGGGTGGCGGAAAAGCTTGGGGCTGACCTTGATGGCATGTCCGAATGGCTTGTCCGTGTGGCCCCTAAGAGTATCCAAGCTGCATAA
- a CDS encoding CoA-binding protein, translated as MTNYSDEHLTTILKRTKVIAVVGVSMNSVRPSYYVARYLGLKGYTVVPVNPGHAGKVLFGQTVRAGLSEITEPVDMVDIFRRSEAVPPIVDEALELFPKLKTIWMQIGVEHAEAAAKAQAQGVDVIQNRCPKIEYQRLFGELRMGGFATGIISSKLG; from the coding sequence ATGACAAACTATTCTGACGAACATCTCACCACAATTCTCAAGCGCACCAAGGTGATTGCTGTGGTAGGGGTGTCGATGAACTCAGTGCGGCCCAGCTATTATGTGGCGCGCTATCTGGGGTTGAAGGGGTACACCGTGGTCCCGGTCAATCCCGGTCACGCGGGCAAGGTGCTGTTTGGTCAGACGGTGCGTGCCGGACTGTCCGAGATTACCGAGCCGGTCGATATGGTCGACATCTTTCGCCGGTCCGAAGCCGTTCCGCCCATCGTGGACGAGGCGCTGGAGCTGTTCCCTAAGCTCAAGACCATCTGGATGCAGATCGGGGTCGAACACGCCGAGGCTGCGGCCAAGGCTCAAGCGCAGGGCGTGGACGTGATACAGAATCGCTGCCCGAAGATCGAGTATCAGCGCCTGTTTGGTGAATTGCGCATGGGTGGTTTTGCAACCGGCATCATCTCGTCAAAGCTGGGGTAG
- a CDS encoding acyl-CoA dehydrogenase, which yields MFCVEHLSHWEQVSSLAAYTDYDLADVAAVIEGYARFCEEQIAPLSHIGDTVGAQFDNGRVTMPDGDAQAYAQFVEMGWQALTHPAEYGGMGLPKTVGAAAVEMLNAADMSFGLCPLLTDGAIEALLLTGSDEQKETYLEPLIAGRWSGTMNLTEPQAGSDLGRVATKAVLRPDGSYGVSGTKIFITYGAHDLTENIIHLVLARTPDGPAGPKGLSLFVVPQKIVEPDGTPGAENAVNCVSIEHKLGVRASPTAVLEYKNATGFLIGEENRGLEYMFIMMNAARFSVGVQGIATSERAYQRALDYARERVQSRPVNGQVKDAVAIIEHPDVRRMLLRMRSLTEGGRAMAAATAGLLDLAHHQDDPEIVALAEFMVPLVKGFCSERAVEVASLGVQIHGGMGFIEETGAAQHYRDARILPIYEGTTAIQANDLLGRKVMRDGGGTARRFAARIAATEAELAKGDTAAQAIGANLAQARDAFEASLDWMLENSRKDIDAAFAGSVPFLMLAGTLAAGWKLAKGALAAQTALDAGKEAQFMTQKIATALFFAQHILPECTTEHTRILLGSRSLLDADFPD from the coding sequence ATGTTTTGCGTGGAACATTTGTCCCACTGGGAGCAAGTGTCATCCTTGGCGGCATACACGGATTACGACTTGGCCGATGTTGCGGCTGTGATTGAGGGCTATGCCCGGTTCTGCGAGGAACAGATTGCCCCGTTGTCCCACATCGGCGACACGGTTGGCGCGCAGTTTGACAACGGACGCGTGACGATGCCTGACGGCGACGCGCAGGCCTATGCTCAGTTCGTTGAAATGGGATGGCAGGCGCTGACACATCCAGCCGAGTACGGAGGGATGGGACTCCCCAAGACCGTTGGCGCTGCCGCAGTGGAAATGCTCAATGCCGCCGACATGAGCTTTGGTCTCTGCCCGCTGCTGACTGATGGCGCGATCGAGGCGTTGCTGTTGACCGGCTCGGATGAGCAGAAAGAAACATATCTGGAGCCGCTGATTGCGGGGCGGTGGTCCGGAACGATGAACTTGACCGAACCCCAAGCAGGCAGCGATCTGGGACGTGTGGCAACAAAGGCGGTACTGCGCCCGGATGGCAGTTATGGCGTTTCTGGCACCAAGATTTTCATCACCTACGGTGCCCATGATCTGACCGAGAACATTATCCATCTGGTCTTGGCGCGGACACCTGATGGGCCTGCCGGACCAAAAGGTCTGAGCCTGTTCGTCGTGCCTCAGAAGATCGTTGAACCTGATGGCACGCCTGGGGCTGAAAATGCAGTGAACTGCGTGAGCATCGAACACAAGCTGGGCGTTCGCGCCAGTCCGACGGCTGTGCTGGAATACAAGAATGCCACCGGTTTTCTGATTGGCGAGGAAAATCGCGGGTTGGAGTACATGTTCATCATGATGAACGCCGCAAGGTTTTCCGTTGGGGTGCAGGGCATTGCAACTTCAGAACGCGCGTATCAAAGGGCTCTGGATTATGCGCGTGAGCGGGTGCAAAGCCGCCCCGTGAATGGTCAGGTCAAAGACGCAGTTGCCATTATCGAACATCCGGATGTGCGCCGCATGCTCTTGCGGATGCGCAGCCTGACCGAAGGTGGTCGGGCCATGGCGGCAGCAACTGCTGGGCTGCTGGATCTTGCGCACCATCAGGACGATCCAGAGATCGTGGCCTTGGCCGAATTCATGGTGCCGCTGGTCAAGGGCTTCTGCTCGGAACGCGCGGTCGAGGTCGCCTCTTTGGGGGTGCAAATCCACGGCGGCATGGGTTTTATCGAAGAAACCGGGGCCGCTCAACATTACCGGGACGCGCGCATTCTGCCGATCTACGAAGGCACCACCGCCATTCAGGCCAACGATCTTCTTGGACGCAAGGTCATGCGTGACGGGGGGGGAACTGCTCGCCGGTTTGCCGCTCGGATCGCTGCGACAGAGGCCGAACTGGCCAAGGGTGACACCGCAGCCCAAGCCATTGGTGCAAACCTTGCCCAGGCGCGTGACGCGTTTGAAGCATCGTTGGATTGGATGTTGGAAAACAGCCGCAAAGACATCGATGCTGCCTTTGCGGGTTCTGTCCCTTTCCTGATGCTTGCAGGTACACTGGCAGCAGGATGGAAGCTGGCAAAGGGCGCCCTGGCTGCACAAACCGCGTTGGACGCAGGGAAAGAGGCGCAATTCATGACCCAGAAAATCGCAACCGCCTTGTTCTTTGCTCAGCATATCTTGCCAGAATGCACCACCGAACACACCCGTATCCTGCTTGGCTCGCGCAGCCTGCTTGACGCGGATTTCCCCGATTAA
- the dmdD gene encoding methylthioacryloyl-CoA hydratase (part of the dimethylsulfoniopropionate catabolism pathway), with protein MNDVVNPDTYENLAISERENGLYVVTLNRPTKRNALDVATIEELIRFFSGARTAGVRAVVLAGEGDHFCAGLDLVEHWKADRSPDDFMHVCLRWHEAFNKMEYGGVPIIAALKGAVVGGGLELASAAHIRVIDPGTYFALPEGQRGIFTGGGATIRVSDMIGKYRMIDMILTGRVYQGQEAVELGLAQYITEDGGSMAKAMELAEQIAQNLPLTNFAICSAISHLNNMSGMDAAYAEAVVGGVVNTQPAARERLEAFANKTAARVRPNS; from the coding sequence ATGAATGACGTCGTTAACCCCGACACTTATGAAAACCTTGCGATTTCCGAGCGCGAGAACGGCCTCTATGTCGTCACACTGAACCGCCCGACCAAACGCAATGCGCTGGATGTGGCCACGATCGAAGAACTGATCCGTTTCTTCAGCGGCGCGCGTACAGCGGGTGTCAGAGCCGTGGTTCTGGCGGGCGAAGGCGATCACTTCTGCGCAGGCTTGGATCTGGTCGAGCATTGGAAGGCCGACCGCAGCCCGGACGACTTCATGCATGTCTGCCTGCGCTGGCACGAGGCGTTCAACAAGATGGAATATGGCGGTGTACCAATCATCGCCGCACTGAAGGGCGCGGTTGTGGGCGGCGGCCTGGAATTGGCAAGCGCGGCCCATATCCGGGTCATCGACCCTGGAACCTATTTTGCCCTGCCCGAAGGCCAACGTGGGATCTTCACGGGGGGAGGTGCAACAATCCGGGTGTCCGACATGATCGGCAAGTACCGTATGATCGACATGATCCTGACGGGCCGCGTGTATCAGGGACAAGAGGCCGTCGAACTGGGATTGGCCCAATACATCACCGAAGATGGCGGTAGCATGGCAAAAGCCATGGAGTTGGCAGAACAAATCGCCCAGAACCTGCCATTGACCAACTTTGCGATCTGTTCGGCGATCAGCCACCTGAACAACATGTCCGGCATGGACGCGGCCTATGCCGAGGCGGTGGTAGGGGGGGTGGTCAACACGCAGCCCGCTGCTCGGGAGCGGTTGGAAGCGTTTGCCAACAAGACTGCCGCCCGCGTGCGGCCCAACAGCTAA
- a CDS encoding AraC family transcriptional regulator has translation MSSQDPISLTTVSAGFIQDWLVALGSRCTDNEMMSLLVRSGLQTSQMAASQRVTLDEIARLYQLAAPETGDEMMGLWSRPIRPRALQHLVTVQREARSLTSALYRFSTFWNLLLDDFQLELRSEPDEMELALVPLSGQLQPQRFGHMLILKLAHGLLSWLSGSETPVETVRFAFPRPGFAADYSVVFPCPVEFDAAQTSILFDPRLFPRPLTRNPSEASLFLERAPLDWIFTGSRAHTNSLRVRAFLYGADWQTCQLPDAARALKMTPRTLNRRLKDEGTSFQDIKDALRRDIAIRALQQTTDSIEQISFDTGFSAPANFHRAFRKWTTRTPGSYRTSGRD, from the coding sequence ATGTCCAGCCAGGACCCCATCTCACTTACGACCGTGTCAGCGGGTTTCATTCAGGATTGGCTGGTCGCGCTTGGGTCGCGCTGCACCGATAATGAGATGATGTCTCTTTTGGTACGATCAGGCCTTCAGACCAGCCAAATGGCAGCTTCTCAACGCGTCACACTTGATGAAATTGCGCGCTTATATCAGCTTGCTGCGCCCGAGACCGGGGATGAAATGATGGGACTGTGGAGCCGCCCGATCCGACCGCGCGCCTTGCAGCATCTTGTCACCGTACAACGCGAAGCGCGCAGCCTGACTTCGGCGCTCTATCGGTTCTCGACATTTTGGAACCTGCTTTTGGATGACTTCCAATTGGAACTGCGGAGCGAGCCCGACGAGATGGAACTTGCGTTGGTGCCCCTCTCTGGTCAGCTTCAGCCACAGCGCTTTGGGCACATGTTGATCCTGAAATTGGCACATGGACTTCTTTCTTGGCTCAGCGGATCGGAAACACCGGTCGAGACAGTTCGCTTTGCCTTTCCCCGGCCAGGGTTTGCCGCTGACTATTCGGTTGTCTTCCCCTGCCCTGTCGAATTTGACGCGGCCCAGACCAGCATTCTGTTCGACCCCCGCTTATTTCCCCGCCCGCTCACGCGCAACCCATCCGAGGCGTCATTGTTTCTGGAGCGCGCGCCACTCGATTGGATCTTCACCGGCTCGCGTGCCCATACCAACAGCTTGCGCGTTCGTGCGTTTCTTTACGGGGCTGATTGGCAGACTTGCCAGTTGCCCGATGCGGCCCGCGCCCTGAAAATGACACCTCGAACACTAAACAGACGCCTGAAAGATGAAGGGACGTCCTTTCAGGACATCAAGGATGCCTTACGCCGAGACATCGCCATTCGGGCGCTTCAACAAACCACGGATAGCATCGAGCAAATCTCGTTTGACACGGGCTTCTCCGCCCCGGCAAATTTTCACAGGGCATTCCGCAAATGGACAACCCGAACGCCTGGATCTTACCGGACAAGTGGCCGGGACTAG
- a CDS encoding helix-turn-helix domain-containing protein produces MEENALRDKIAALIEIRKRGRVELSLAIKKSRSYLTNYLNGTDGQEPSFETMCLLAKELGVSVSYFDDTDNEFEAASASELDRQAAHILTGVYRAARTKMLERGARPTLDMVLGWWQETGGKLVHCDQIIPFVDLVSPVDFKDNAPSVAHVGKKSLSAKALKSEAAEKLQLFLNSLSYADMNELKRTVTTVHQSRIGILAPQSRTVPDVNGGPDLQVEFVRLMLPVTDANDTPYVLNFSTLVSASSPKNN; encoded by the coding sequence ATGGAAGAAAACGCGCTGCGCGACAAAATCGCAGCCTTAATTGAAATTCGGAAACGCGGCCGGGTAGAGTTGAGCCTCGCCATCAAAAAGAGCAGAAGCTACCTTACAAACTATTTGAACGGAACCGACGGCCAAGAACCGTCTTTCGAAACCATGTGCCTTCTGGCGAAGGAGCTTGGCGTCAGCGTTTCCTACTTTGATGACACCGACAACGAATTCGAGGCTGCATCAGCCAGTGAATTGGACCGCCAGGCGGCCCATATCCTGACTGGTGTGTACCGAGCGGCGCGTACAAAAATGCTCGAACGCGGCGCTCGTCCAACCTTGGACATGGTTCTTGGTTGGTGGCAAGAGACCGGCGGCAAATTGGTACACTGCGATCAGATCATTCCCTTTGTCGATCTGGTGTCGCCAGTTGACTTCAAAGACAATGCGCCATCCGTCGCTCATGTTGGCAAGAAAAGCCTATCAGCAAAAGCGCTGAAGTCGGAAGCCGCTGAAAAGCTGCAGCTCTTCCTGAACTCCCTTAGCTACGCGGACATGAATGAGCTGAAAAGAACCGTAACGACTGTGCACCAGTCGAGAATTGGCATTTTGGCGCCTCAGTCCAGAACCGTACCGGATGTGAATGGAGGGCCTGATCTTCAAGTCGAATTTGTGCGCCTCATGCTGCCGGTCACCGATGCAAATGATACGCCTTACGTCCTTAATTTCTCGACGCTGGTGAGCGCGTCCTCGCCCAAGAACAACTGA